A segment of the Nitrospirota bacterium genome:
ACTCCTGAGTAGTTACAAAAAATATAGTTATCTTACCCTTTCACTTTGACATCCAAGGTCAAAAATATTTTATTTTTTTACAGAACAACCACCCATATTGATGGAGCTCTGTTGAACAAACCTGAGATTCTTCGGCTTCGCCTCAGAATGACAGGCGAATGGGTCAGAGAGCAACCGTATGCCATTGCCGCGACAGACCCTGTGACCAGATAGGGAATTTGAAGTTGTTCAAACACCCTGATTACTTTCTCAAGGAGTTCATAGGGCCCCATGCAAGAATCTCCCGGCGACTTCTTTTTGAATTTGTTCCGTATTCCAGTCTGGATGCGTTGATTTTAAATGGGTCATTAGCATTTGATGGGCAGATATCCAGATGTCAAAACCGATTTTAATTCTCTCGGCGGGTGTTTTACGGCGCAACACCTCTGCCATCGCATCATCCACCACTTCAATTTGTCCCCGATCGAGCCTCATTTTTAATTCATTACTCCTCAACACGTCCCCTTAAGCCTCTGAACACCTTTTTTCTTCACCCTCCCCTTCATCCCCTCTCAAATCCAAATTCCCAGGCCATTGTACAAATTTGGTCTTCCAGATTTTTGCTGATTTTGTTCACGAGAACAATCACATCATAATCAGATTCCTGCTCAAAATCACCATGCGCCCTTGACCCATACAGGAAGACATTTGTAACATCTGTTGAGAACTTTTCAACAAGTGTTTTCTTGAATTCAAGAATAACCGGATCATTGATTGCCGTATTTTTCGTCTTTTCTTTATTCAAACCTTTATTATAATTGTTTTTATTTTCCCGGGTCTCGCTGACTTTACCTTTTGATACTTTCTCAGGAATTTCCAGCGTTCATTTTCAATTACCTGGCTCAGGATTACCGGCTGGATGATTTTCACCTTGACCGGAATTCTTCGGTCGCCTTGCTCCCTCCATCTTTTATTCCAACGTTTCGCCAGGAAATAACACCCTTATCAAAGCGCGGGATTCCGATAACTCCTGACGAACATCTTTAGTTTCCAATCCGGCGCCTCCTAAACTGGGGTAGCGTTCAGAAAAGTAATATCCACTTATCCGTTCACATAACGGACGAAAGCGCGTCAGGGTGTTGTCAAATTCCGATGCTTCATCGATCAGACTATGCAGAGTATGAATTTTCTTTAACTTCCAGCCCTTCTCCAGTAAAAAAGCTTTAAGATATTTTTCGATGGCCTGTTGAAGAAAAAACCCTGCTCCTTCAGCATCGCCATCTTCCAGCATTACGGACCGCCTGTGCCAATCTTGTCGGGCAACCCTGCGCCAATCATCTGAATAGTGCAAATCTTTTTGAAAACTCATAGGTCAATTCCTGTAGCGATAATTTCCTGAACAAACTGATCTCCTCTCTCCAATCTGTTCGCTAATTCTTCCGGTGTTAACACAATTGGAGCTAAAGGCATGCCGATGCTCAATTCCCTGACAATTTGCAGAACCGAAGCCATTCTCTGGTAAAACTTCTCTGTTGTGGGCGAAATGATCAGTAAATCGATATCGCTGTCTTCAGTGTCTTCATTGCGGGCAAAAGAACCAAATAAAATGACTCGTTTGGCTCCATATTTTTTTTTTAAACAATCGGCAATTCCCTTTAGCCAACTTTTGTCTACAAATGCCGAACCAGATATTGCCATTTCTTCCTCCTCAACTCTTAAACTTTTTTATTGTGCCAAATCCACTGGAAACGGATTTTCCAAATTATACTCCGGAGTGTAACATCCGATCATGACAGGGGCCGGAAAGTTCCGAGGCAATTTTTTGAAGGGTGATTTTTCCGTTGGACTCCAGAAGTTTGAGGATGGTCCATTGTCTGATCTGCTGATCTGCGCGCGGCATCGGGAGATTCCAGAGGAACTCAATTCATTTACGGCTATGTTAATTAAACGTTAGATAAAATGCAAGGTGGAAATAGGAACGCTGAGCCAGGGACAGGCGTTGTTGAGATCTAAAACGATCTGCTGAACATTTTTTACAAAAAACTTCTTGACAACTTCCCAATTGGGGGCTTGTCAAATCATGGCCGGTTCGATAAAATGGCCCAAGAACAGAGTTAGAAAGCTGTCATTGCGAACAAAGTGAAGCAATCTCAAGACTTTACGATAAGATTGCCACGCACCCTTCGGTGCTCGCAATGACATGATTAATAAGTGGGTGCGAAGTCTATCGCTGGTCTTGGAATCTTACCGGCGGGATCTCTTAAAATTTACGGCATTTTTGAATAAGAAAAGAATGACGGAAATTGAAAAGATCAAAAAAGAACATCTTCAAACTTTTTTAAATCAATGTAGAAATTCGGGACTATCCTCCACCTCGTTAAACCGGCTCCTTTCATCCCTCCGGATGTTTTTCCGTTTTCTACAATATGAATCGCTGGTTCAAACTGATCCAACCTTATTTATCGAGTC
Coding sequences within it:
- a CDS encoding nucleotidyltransferase domain-containing protein; translated protein: MNKEKTKNTAINDPVILEFKKTLVEKFSTDVTNVFLYGSRAHGDFEQESDYDVIVLVNKISKNLEDQICTMAWEFGFERG
- a CDS encoding nucleotidyltransferase domain-containing protein encodes the protein MAISGSAFVDKSWLKGIADCLKKKYGAKRVILFGSFARNEDTEDSDIDLLIISPTTEKFYQRMASVLQIVRELSIGMPLAPIVLTPEELANRLERGDQFVQEIIATGIDL
- a CDS encoding HEPN domain-containing protein; this encodes MSFQKDLHYSDDWRRVARQDWHRRSVMLEDGDAEGAGFFLQQAIEKYLKAFLLEKGWKLKKIHTLHSLIDEASEFDNTLTRFRPLCERISGYYFSERYPSLGGAGLETKDVRQELSESRALIRVLFPGETLE